Proteins co-encoded in one Pseudarthrobacter chlorophenolicus A6 genomic window:
- the serS gene encoding serine--tRNA ligase → MIDVKDLSENPDKFRASQRARGADESVVDAIISADSARRAALIRYENLRAEQNVFGKKVAQAKGEEKQALLAEVKELANSVKAASAEADAAQTKQEELLRTVPNLVEDGVPEGGEDDYVVVKTVGTPREFPDFEPKDHLEIGELIGAIDMERGAKVSGSRFYFLRGVGARLEMALLQMAMEQAIEAGFIPMITPTLVRPETMQGTGFDVKHDAEIYRLAEDDLYLVGTSEVALAGYHADEILDFSAGPIRYAGQSSCYRREAGSHGKDTRGIIRVHQFNKVEMFIYTTVEEAAAEHQRLLAWEEEMLAKCELPYRVIDTAAGDLGNSAARKYDCEAWVPTQGAYRELTSTSNCTTFQARRLNIRERAVNAEGVAKGTRAVATLNGTLATTRWIVALLEHHQNADGSVNVPKALQKYLGGLEVLPVL, encoded by the coding sequence GTGATCGACGTAAAAGACCTCAGCGAAAACCCGGACAAGTTCCGTGCCAGCCAGCGCGCCCGTGGCGCCGACGAGTCAGTGGTGGACGCGATCATCTCCGCGGACTCCGCCCGCCGTGCCGCCCTGATCCGGTACGAAAACCTCCGGGCCGAGCAGAACGTGTTCGGCAAGAAGGTGGCGCAGGCCAAGGGCGAGGAAAAACAGGCGCTGCTGGCCGAGGTAAAGGAGCTTGCCAACTCGGTCAAGGCCGCCTCCGCCGAGGCTGACGCTGCACAAACCAAGCAGGAAGAACTGCTGCGCACCGTTCCCAACCTCGTTGAGGACGGCGTTCCCGAAGGCGGCGAGGATGACTACGTAGTGGTCAAGACCGTGGGAACCCCGCGAGAATTCCCGGACTTCGAGCCCAAGGACCACCTGGAGATCGGCGAGCTGATCGGCGCCATCGACATGGAACGCGGCGCCAAAGTTTCCGGTTCACGCTTCTACTTCCTCCGCGGCGTCGGTGCCCGGCTGGAGATGGCGCTGCTGCAGATGGCCATGGAACAGGCCATCGAAGCCGGCTTCATCCCCATGATCACGCCCACGCTGGTGCGCCCGGAGACCATGCAGGGCACGGGCTTCGACGTGAAGCACGACGCCGAAATCTACCGTCTCGCCGAAGACGACCTCTACCTGGTGGGCACCTCGGAGGTGGCCCTCGCCGGGTACCACGCCGACGAGATCCTGGACTTCTCTGCCGGGCCCATCCGCTACGCCGGCCAGAGCTCGTGCTACCGCCGCGAGGCCGGGTCGCACGGCAAGGACACCCGCGGCATCATCCGCGTGCACCAGTTCAACAAGGTGGAGATGTTCATCTACACCACTGTCGAAGAGGCAGCCGCCGAGCACCAGCGGCTGCTGGCCTGGGAAGAGGAAATGCTGGCCAAGTGCGAGCTGCCCTACCGGGTCATCGACACCGCTGCCGGCGACCTCGGCAACTCCGCGGCACGCAAGTACGACTGCGAGGCCTGGGTGCCCACCCAAGGCGCTTACCGCGAACTGACCTCCACCTCCAACTGCACCACGTTCCAGGCCCGCCGCCTGAACATCCGCGAGCGTGCGGTCAACGCCGAGGGCGTCGCCAAGGGCACCCGTGCCGTTGCCACGCTGAACGGCACCCTGGCCACCACCCGCTGGATCGTTGCGCTGCTGGAGCACCACCAGAACGCCGACGGTTCGGTCAACGTGCCCAAAGCCCTGCAGAAGTACCTGGGCGGCCTTGAGGTTCTTCCGGTCCTGTAG
- the pheA gene encoding prephenate dehydratase, with the protein MPGAVPTYSFLGPEGTFTEAALMQVPGAGDAVRVPASTVNAALDAVRESSADAAMVPIENSVEGGVTATLDAIAGGQELRIVREVLVPISFVLVARPGTRLGDVRRVSTHGHAWAQCRLWMDQHIPGAEYVPGSSTAAAAMGLLEPDCHYDAAICAPLVAQEQPGLPVLAENIGDNPGAVTRFVLVSRPGKLPERTGADKTTVVVPLPEDRPGALMEILDQFATRGVNLSRIESRPTGQYLGHYFFSIDADGHVGDARVADALAGLHRISPATRFLGSYPRADRQPIEVQAHTSDRAFAASRNWVESILDTESLQVESGSGPSPTA; encoded by the coding sequence GTGCCCGGCGCTGTGCCCACCTATTCGTTCCTCGGCCCCGAAGGGACGTTCACCGAAGCGGCGCTGATGCAGGTGCCTGGTGCCGGGGACGCCGTCCGCGTGCCGGCCTCCACGGTGAATGCTGCCCTGGATGCCGTCCGGGAAAGCTCCGCCGATGCCGCCATGGTGCCCATCGAGAATTCCGTGGAAGGTGGAGTCACCGCCACCCTGGACGCGATCGCCGGCGGCCAGGAACTGAGGATCGTCCGGGAGGTGCTGGTGCCCATCAGCTTCGTGCTGGTGGCACGGCCCGGCACCCGCCTCGGCGACGTCCGGCGGGTCTCCACGCATGGCCACGCATGGGCGCAGTGCAGGCTCTGGATGGATCAGCATATTCCAGGCGCGGAATACGTTCCCGGATCCTCGACGGCTGCCGCCGCAATGGGCCTGCTGGAACCCGACTGCCACTACGACGCCGCTATCTGCGCGCCCCTGGTTGCGCAGGAACAGCCCGGCCTCCCGGTGCTGGCCGAGAACATTGGCGACAACCCGGGCGCAGTCACCCGCTTCGTGCTGGTCAGCCGTCCCGGAAAGCTTCCGGAACGCACGGGCGCAGACAAGACCACGGTGGTGGTCCCGCTGCCCGAGGACCGTCCCGGCGCCCTGATGGAAATCCTGGACCAGTTCGCCACCCGCGGGGTGAACCTGAGCCGCATCGAGTCCCGGCCCACCGGCCAGTATCTGGGGCACTACTTCTTCAGCATTGATGCAGACGGGCATGTGGGCGACGCCAGGGTGGCTGACGCGCTGGCCGGGCTCCACCGCATCAGCCCCGCCACCCGCTTCCTCGGCTCATACCCGCGGGCGGACCGGCAGCCCATCGAGGTTCAGGCGCACACCTCGGACCGGGCCTTCGCGGCTTCCCGGAACTGGGTGGAATCCATACTGGACACTGAATCATTGCAGGTGGAAAGCGGTTCCGGGCCTTCGCCCACAGCGTAG
- a CDS encoding rhodanese-like domain-containing protein: MSDFDSVPVNDVPDGAVILDVREDYEWVAGHAEGALHIPLDQIPARLEELDPDADVYVICRTGGRSFRAAQWLTGQGYTAINVSGGMDQWLESGKPLVSDNGLKPMVL, from the coding sequence ATGAGCGACTTCGATTCCGTACCTGTCAACGATGTCCCTGATGGCGCCGTCATCCTGGACGTCCGGGAAGACTACGAATGGGTTGCGGGCCACGCAGAAGGTGCCCTCCACATCCCCCTGGACCAGATTCCGGCCCGGCTTGAGGAGCTCGACCCGGACGCTGACGTCTACGTCATCTGCCGCACCGGCGGCCGCTCGTTCCGCGCCGCGCAATGGCTGACCGGGCAGGGCTATACGGCCATCAATGTCTCGGGCGGCATGGACCAGTGGCTGGAGTCAGGCAAGCCCCTGGTTTCGGACAACGGGCTTAAGCCGATGGTGCTTTAG
- a CDS encoding type IV toxin-antitoxin system AbiEi family antitoxin domain-containing protein, whose translation MEIPPGLIDTAAILRTGATTDALHRAFRAGQLVRIRRGFYVAAEDWLRARPSERFAWTTTAVARSVKGAVLCGQTAAVASGLPTLGTPPCVELTTALPGRSGIRKSTLLVMGESGAAEEVRRTRSYPLRYRLGAVPEPIRSGEFVCSGLIGTTVNVLGSGELDQALVVADGAARTLRRAGVLGPGDSLLSVPGIAAGISGLPSAAGRRRAERVAALASPLPESVGESYSRAVLEFLGFEQPELQHVFSDGAGFIARIDFWWPRQGVVGEFDGKGKYVEAAQRDAITAEEAVYREKLREDRIRALGHGFVRWRWADLVDPNKLRRKLLAAGLCPGVGAPAAVSQGLVRRSEP comes from the coding sequence ATGGAGATCCCGCCCGGACTGATCGATACCGCTGCCATCCTGCGCACCGGTGCCACCACCGACGCGCTGCACCGCGCCTTCCGGGCGGGTCAGCTGGTGCGGATCCGGCGTGGTTTCTACGTAGCTGCTGAGGACTGGCTGCGGGCACGTCCTTCCGAGCGCTTTGCCTGGACGACGACGGCGGTGGCCAGGTCCGTCAAGGGTGCGGTTTTGTGCGGGCAAACGGCAGCCGTCGCCAGTGGGTTGCCCACGCTGGGGACGCCGCCCTGCGTTGAGCTGACCACGGCCCTTCCCGGACGCAGCGGTATCCGGAAATCCACGCTACTGGTCATGGGCGAATCAGGCGCGGCAGAGGAAGTCCGGCGGACGCGTTCCTACCCCCTCCGGTATCGGCTTGGGGCCGTGCCGGAGCCCATCCGGTCAGGGGAATTCGTGTGTTCGGGGTTGATCGGGACCACGGTGAATGTCCTGGGCTCCGGTGAGCTCGACCAGGCCTTGGTGGTTGCCGACGGCGCTGCCCGCACGCTTCGAAGGGCGGGTGTCCTTGGTCCCGGCGACAGCCTGCTGTCTGTGCCCGGGATCGCCGCCGGGATCTCAGGGCTTCCTTCGGCGGCCGGGCGGCGCCGCGCAGAACGCGTGGCGGCCCTTGCGAGCCCGCTGCCCGAGTCCGTCGGAGAGTCCTACAGCCGGGCCGTGTTGGAGTTCCTCGGGTTCGAGCAGCCTGAACTTCAGCACGTCTTCAGTGACGGTGCGGGGTTCATTGCAAGGATCGACTTCTGGTGGCCGCGGCAGGGCGTGGTGGGGGAGTTCGACGGCAAGGGCAAATACGTTGAGGCCGCACAGCGGGACGCAATCACAGCGGAGGAAGCCGTCTACCGGGAGAAGCTCCGCGAGGACCGGATCCGCGCCCTGGGCCACGGCTTCGTCCGCTGGCGGTGGGCCGACCTGGTGGATCCCAACAAACTCCGGCGGAAGCTGCTGGCCGCCGGACTTTGCCCGGGTGTCGGCGCGCCGGCGGCCGTTAGTCAGGGGCTTGTTCGCAGATCAGAACCGTGA
- a CDS encoding amidase, with protein MPEELHSLSAVELRNALRGGQVSAVEAAEHFLARIEERNPLLGAFITVTAEQAIEQARASDALHVRSRAGELPLLHGMPLAFKDLTDVAGVVTTHGSAALDHKPAPADAPLVAQLREAGAVSLGKTQVPEFGLTAYSENRIAPPSRNPHAPSRSSGGSSGGSAAAVAAGLVPLAPGTDGGGSVRIPAAACGLVGLKPGRGVVPSGESQGDPARLVVAGPLARTAADAALMMDALVPDSGHLAALEREPVKLRIGVTLDSPWSATFPFTPDQEALDALAAGERLLEHAGHTLGEAAIRYDNRYPDAFTTAWTAGVGSARISPHREVLLAPLTRTFRRRAQQRSPAKLSEALAFLRQFQHDTVAQYAEWDLMLMPALAQTPRPVGWFTGTGHGGERWPSAQWPGDADGDYRKQCEFAPWSSMINVCGLPAISLPVHWTGGTPGQGLPMGIQLVGPKGSEELLLQVGHQLGL; from the coding sequence GTGCCCGAAGAGCTCCACAGCCTCTCCGCCGTCGAGTTGCGGAACGCCCTGCGCGGCGGCCAGGTCTCGGCCGTGGAAGCTGCGGAACATTTCCTGGCCCGGATCGAGGAGCGCAATCCGTTGCTGGGCGCCTTCATCACCGTGACAGCGGAGCAGGCCATCGAACAGGCGCGCGCGTCGGATGCCCTCCATGTCCGCTCCCGCGCCGGCGAATTGCCGCTGCTGCACGGGATGCCGCTGGCCTTCAAGGACCTGACCGACGTTGCCGGCGTGGTGACCACCCACGGCAGCGCCGCCCTCGACCACAAGCCCGCGCCCGCGGACGCGCCCCTCGTGGCGCAGCTGAGAGAAGCCGGCGCGGTCTCCCTGGGCAAGACGCAGGTGCCCGAATTCGGCCTGACGGCCTACTCCGAAAACCGCATTGCACCGCCGTCGCGCAATCCGCATGCCCCCAGCAGGAGCTCAGGTGGTTCCTCCGGCGGCAGCGCAGCCGCGGTGGCCGCAGGCCTGGTCCCCCTCGCTCCCGGGACCGACGGCGGCGGTTCCGTTCGGATCCCGGCGGCGGCCTGCGGGCTGGTGGGCCTAAAGCCGGGCCGCGGCGTAGTGCCCAGCGGGGAAAGCCAGGGCGATCCGGCCCGGCTGGTGGTCGCGGGACCGCTGGCCAGGACCGCCGCTGACGCCGCCCTGATGATGGACGCGCTGGTTCCGGATTCCGGCCACCTGGCCGCCCTGGAGCGGGAGCCGGTGAAGCTGCGCATCGGCGTCACACTGGACAGCCCGTGGTCGGCAACCTTCCCCTTCACGCCTGACCAGGAAGCGCTGGACGCCCTTGCGGCGGGCGAGCGGCTCCTGGAACACGCGGGGCATACGCTCGGCGAAGCGGCGATCCGCTACGACAACAGGTACCCCGATGCGTTCACCACGGCCTGGACCGCCGGGGTAGGCAGCGCCCGCATCAGCCCGCACCGGGAAGTGCTGCTTGCCCCGCTGACCCGCACCTTCCGTCGCAGGGCACAGCAGCGGAGCCCCGCCAAGCTGTCCGAGGCTTTGGCCTTCCTGCGGCAGTTCCAGCACGACACCGTGGCGCAGTACGCCGAATGGGACCTCATGCTGATGCCTGCCCTGGCCCAGACGCCCCGGCCGGTGGGCTGGTTTACCGGGACGGGCCACGGCGGCGAGCGCTGGCCGTCGGCGCAGTGGCCGGGGGACGCCGACGGAGACTACCGGAAGCAGTGCGAATTCGCGCCCTGGTCCTCCATGATCAACGTATGCGGCCTGCCGGCCATCAGCCTCCCGGTCCACTGGACAGGAGGCACGCCGGGCCAAGGGCTGCCGATGGGAATCCAGCTGGTGGGACCCAAGGGCTCGGAAGAGCTGCTGCTGCAGGTGGGGCACCAGCTGGGGCTGTAA
- a CDS encoding GNAT family N-acetyltransferase produces MTVPTQALETAVIRAARESEYEAVGKLTFRGFGHHLPGARQPDAERLDLLVDAGARAAAGDLLVAEDATTGELLGTVTVLQHGSALARQAEPGEAEVRLLAVLPEARRRGLGWLLLDRAKELAVARGAERIVLDTGVDNHGSQNLYERYGYVRRPDREKPRPAPKVQLAVFTLELASS; encoded by the coding sequence TTGACAGTCCCCACACAGGCATTGGAGACCGCCGTGATCCGCGCGGCCCGGGAATCTGAATATGAGGCCGTCGGTAAGCTGACCTTCCGTGGTTTCGGGCACCATCTGCCGGGAGCCCGGCAGCCTGACGCCGAGCGGCTGGACCTGCTGGTGGACGCCGGGGCCCGGGCTGCGGCCGGCGATCTGCTGGTGGCCGAGGACGCCACCACCGGCGAGCTGTTGGGCACCGTGACGGTGCTGCAGCACGGTTCGGCCCTGGCGCGTCAGGCAGAGCCGGGGGAAGCGGAAGTCCGGCTGCTGGCCGTGCTGCCGGAAGCGCGGCGACGGGGACTCGGGTGGCTGCTGCTGGACCGGGCCAAGGAACTCGCAGTGGCCCGGGGTGCAGAGCGGATCGTCCTCGACACCGGGGTGGACAACCATGGTTCCCAGAACCTTTACGAACGGTACGGCTACGTGCGCCGCCCCGACCGCGAGAAGCCCCGGCCCGCACCGAAGGTCCAGCTCGCAGTCTTCACCCTCGAGCTCGCAAGCAGCTGA
- a CDS encoding PLP-dependent cysteine synthase family protein, producing the protein MTVFESVLDGIGSTPLVRLRRLGAGLRPRIYAKLEFQNIGGSVKDRAALSMVRAAERQGLLRPGGTVVEGTSGNTGIGLAMVAAQLGYRAVIFAPAATAAEKIRLLRAYGAEVHLVADFVPRDHPGHLASRAAAFAAETPGAWLAQQYDNPANPAAHRHTTGPEIWADTEGSVTHLVASVGTGGTLSGTGGFLKDASGGSVQVVAADPEHSRYGGGDGALKYVEGAGHALHPESVEDIWPEAFDTNVVDRYLRVSDRDAIFTARRAACEEGLLTGATGGTALAAALNLAEGLDESHTIVVVLPDSGRNYLSTYFDDGWLASLGFLEPDSPQGTVRSLLPSGDAGGQAAGVPLLPSGLAVGESIAHLRAQGLGPADPAFLVLDRGARHGSVHPREVLAAVTLESLQALDSQAGPSAAALLAAVPYRAVGAGTPAPGAPGEDGASATEGDEVVGEAGAGGDAANRGAAGAGSSVHEVLAVLVDGRITAAVPAGRRPGGKVADAAAGSATFSR; encoded by the coding sequence ATGACCGTCTTTGAATCCGTCCTGGACGGCATCGGGAGCACACCCCTGGTCCGCCTGCGCCGCCTGGGCGCCGGCCTCCGCCCACGGATCTACGCCAAGCTGGAATTCCAGAACATCGGCGGCAGCGTCAAGGACCGCGCGGCGCTGTCCATGGTCCGGGCCGCCGAACGCCAGGGACTCCTCCGTCCCGGCGGAACCGTGGTGGAAGGAACCAGCGGCAACACCGGCATCGGGCTGGCCATGGTGGCGGCGCAGCTGGGGTACCGGGCAGTGATTTTCGCCCCGGCGGCAACGGCAGCGGAGAAGATCCGGCTGCTGCGGGCCTACGGCGCCGAGGTGCACCTGGTGGCCGACTTCGTTCCACGCGACCATCCCGGCCATCTGGCCTCCCGGGCTGCCGCGTTCGCAGCCGAAACTCCCGGGGCGTGGCTCGCCCAGCAGTACGACAACCCTGCCAACCCCGCCGCCCACCGGCACACCACGGGCCCCGAAATCTGGGCGGACACCGAAGGATCCGTCACCCATCTGGTGGCGAGTGTGGGAACGGGCGGCACATTGTCCGGCACCGGCGGTTTCCTGAAGGACGCCAGCGGCGGTTCCGTGCAGGTGGTGGCGGCCGATCCGGAGCATTCCCGGTACGGCGGCGGTGACGGTGCGCTGAAGTACGTGGAAGGAGCCGGCCATGCCCTGCACCCCGAATCCGTGGAGGACATCTGGCCGGAGGCGTTCGACACCAACGTTGTGGACCGGTACCTCCGGGTCAGCGACCGTGATGCGATCTTCACGGCCCGGCGGGCAGCTTGTGAGGAAGGGCTGCTGACCGGGGCCACAGGTGGAACGGCGCTTGCCGCAGCGCTGAACCTGGCAGAAGGCCTGGACGAATCCCACACCATCGTGGTGGTGCTTCCCGATTCAGGACGGAACTACCTTTCCACCTATTTCGACGACGGCTGGCTGGCCTCGCTGGGCTTCCTCGAGCCGGACAGCCCCCAGGGAACCGTGAGATCGCTGCTTCCTTCCGGGGACGCCGGCGGCCAGGCGGCCGGGGTGCCGCTTCTGCCGTCAGGGCTGGCTGTTGGCGAGTCGATCGCCCACTTGCGCGCACAGGGGCTGGGGCCGGCCGATCCTGCCTTCCTTGTCCTGGACCGCGGCGCACGGCACGGGAGTGTCCACCCCCGGGAGGTCCTGGCCGCGGTGACCCTCGAATCGCTGCAGGCGTTGGATTCCCAGGCCGGCCCGTCGGCGGCGGCCCTCCTTGCCGCAGTGCCCTACCGTGCGGTGGGAGCCGGGACGCCGGCGCCCGGCGCTCCGGGCGAAGACGGCGCCAGTGCTACTGAGGGCGATGAGGTGGTTGGCGAAGCCGGGGCTGGCGGCGATGCGGCCAACCGGGGCGCGGCAGGCGCAGGTTCGTCAGTCCATGAAGTATTGGCGGTCCTGGTCGATGGCCGGATCACGGCAGCCGTGCCGGCCGGCCGGCGGCCCGGTGGAAAGGTTGCGGACGCGGCGGCAGGCTCAGCGACCTTCAGCCGGTAG
- a CDS encoding diacylglycerol/lipid kinase family protein, which produces MSDWILYLLIAVALAFAISSWWGVRRLKALHMRSAVAGEAYDPGLEKQRVAVIINPIKARAAEARASIQRACLTAGWDEPVFYETTAEDPGFTQMQAALATKPDVVLVGGGDGTVRVAAEALAHTEVAMGLIPLGTGNLLARNVDLDVADLHGCVQTALFGRQRTIDTARMAIENSRTGTYSEHVFLVIAGIGMDAEVLADTNDGLKKAVGWLAYTESGMRHLPGRRKKVSISLDGNPEQVRNIRSVLFANCGLVPGGIDFIPQAMIDDGMLDVVVMSPRSALGWLLMYGKIMFKHSGKLPIMTVYRSGRIVIKCPEPMPTQLDGDTSGEATKLTVQVQPGSLLVRVRGISGPDGGTAV; this is translated from the coding sequence ATGAGCGACTGGATTCTCTACCTGCTGATAGCGGTGGCCCTTGCCTTTGCCATCTCCAGCTGGTGGGGCGTACGCCGGCTCAAGGCCCTGCACATGCGCAGCGCCGTGGCCGGCGAAGCCTATGATCCCGGCCTGGAAAAGCAGCGGGTGGCGGTGATCATCAACCCCATCAAGGCCCGCGCGGCCGAGGCACGGGCGTCCATCCAGCGGGCCTGCCTGACCGCCGGCTGGGATGAGCCCGTCTTCTACGAGACCACGGCCGAGGACCCCGGTTTCACCCAGATGCAGGCGGCCCTGGCCACCAAGCCTGACGTCGTCCTCGTAGGCGGCGGCGACGGCACGGTCCGGGTGGCGGCCGAGGCACTGGCGCACACGGAGGTGGCCATGGGGCTGATCCCGCTGGGAACGGGGAACCTGCTGGCACGGAACGTGGACTTGGACGTCGCAGACCTGCACGGCTGCGTCCAGACCGCGCTCTTTGGCCGTCAGCGCACCATCGACACAGCCCGGATGGCCATCGAGAATTCCCGCACGGGCACCTATTCGGAGCACGTCTTCCTGGTGATTGCCGGGATCGGCATGGATGCCGAGGTCCTCGCGGATACCAACGACGGGCTGAAGAAGGCGGTGGGCTGGCTCGCTTACACCGAATCCGGCATGCGGCACCTTCCGGGCCGGCGCAAAAAGGTGTCCATCTCCCTGGACGGCAACCCCGAACAGGTCCGGAACATCCGCAGCGTGCTTTTCGCCAACTGTGGCCTGGTGCCCGGCGGCATCGACTTCATCCCACAGGCCATGATCGATGACGGCATGCTGGACGTGGTGGTGATGAGCCCCCGCAGCGCGCTCGGCTGGCTGCTGATGTACGGCAAAATCATGTTCAAGCACAGCGGAAAGCTGCCCATCATGACTGTGTACCGGTCGGGCAGGATTGTCATCAAGTGCCCGGAACCGATGCCCACGCAGCTGGACGGTGACACGTCAGGCGAGGCAACCAAACTTACGGTGCAAGTGCAGCCGGGGTCCCTGCTGGTACGGGTCCGGGGGATTTCCGGGCCCGACGGCGGGACTGCCGTCTAG